The Candidatus Scalindua japonica genomic interval ATAACCAGAAAAAAAGTTGTTACAAAGGGCATGAAAATCATTATTTGGAAAGAACGTTTTAGTGTTTTTGCGTCTTTAGCAGCATATATACGCTGAATAGCCTGCGGATAGATTGATATGCCGAAGAATATAATTATTATTGTGCTGAGCCATATTCTTTTCTGTGCAAAATCCGGTGGATGCCACATATCAGAATGAGACGAAATCAATTTCTCTGCTACTGCAGATATTCCTCCATATTGATACTCTATACCACAGAAAATAAACAGACATCCCGCAATAAGTAAAATACCCTGTATTGCGTCAGTCCATGCAACACTTCTCATACCTCCAAGCGTTTCATAAATAACCATAATTAGTGACAGTGTAATTATTCCCTGCACAAACGTTACTCTTCCACCTGTTGTAGCCTCAACTATATAACCTATAGCTTTTAAGTTAGTCAGTATATAACTACCCACTGTTATAATACAGACAATAGTGATAAATGTGGTTAATACTGGTGACCCGTATCTGTGCTCAATGTAGTCTCCTATTGTAATATATTTTTGTTTTTTTGAGAGGCGGTGAAGCTTCGGTGCATAAATTAAATATGCACCAATGACAGACATCATAAATGTAACACTTACAAGGAATGTATATCCCTGACGATATGATTTCCCCGCCATGCCAATTAATGTATTGCCACTATACTGTGTTGCATAGAGAGTGAGAAAAAGGACAAATAGTCCCATGCCGCGGCCACTTAAGTAGAAATCTGCCAGAGAGTCTTCTTTGCGTGCTAATCTACCTGCAATGCCTATCAGAAGGAGTGACACCAGGTACGCACTCATAAAAACAATACCCGTTGTATCGAGAAGTGCTATATCTTTCATGGTCGCTTTGCCTCTTCAGAAAGGCTTATCAAATATGTTTATTTTCCACTCTGGTGAAAGTCTGAATAAATTCTTTGAAAAAATAATCAGAAAAGTCGTTGTACCAAGCATTTCAAGAAACTCTTCAAGTGTTTTTGACATATGCCTGATTCGGTATTCATAAGTAGAGAAGAACCCGGCAATACCCATTTTCTCATATGTTTCTCCATCTATCCCCTCTACAAAATCCAGCCCTACTGCAACAGCATAAAGGCTGATACCACCTAAAAACCAATACCATAGCTTTCTTGAAGAAAGCTCTTGCCACAGGAACCATATAATAAAAATACCTATTGATATAAAAATTGGTCCAAAAACCAGTTGCCATGTATAGCTGGGGAAAAAATCATATGCAGAACCTATCACTCCTGTAACAGATTCAGAAGAATCATCAGATTCAAAAAAAACAACTTTAAAAGCGGTTCCAATACGTTCATGAAACTTAATAGCATCATCAATGCCAAGATAAATGAAAAAAGTTCCTATACCCGCCCAACAATAAAACTTTCGTATATAATTACCGCCCTTCATCTGCCTTCTCACACCAATGGCAGTTAACCAGACTACCGTTCCGACTGTAACAGCCTGAATACTGGAAAACCAATTAGAAAGGCTATCTTCACGGGTAATATTTAACATTCCTCTGATAGTGCTTATTGAGGACCATTTGTAGTGATTAATGAAGATATCAAGAAATACAATGACAAGTTCAAATCCCAGTAAGCTCCAGAAGACTCTTCTCGTAAATGATTTTGGATTTAAACTGATTTTGACAGGCATTTATCCTTGTTTCTTTCAAAGAGGTTATATTAAAGACAAGTTGTTTTGGTTTATATCATTTGATATTATCGAATTCAAATGAAAAAAAGCACTTGAATGTACCTGATTTCTATTATTCTCAATTAATCACATTATGTGGTGAAATATAAAGAAATATTATTTATGATATTTTATTTGTCAGAGTAAATTTTCTGTAGAAATGGAAATAACATTTTATTATAATCCATAAGTCTTTGCACTATTAATTTTTACATAATAAACTTTTAAGAAATGGACAAATAAATGAAGAAATCTGGAAGCAACAAAATATCATATCAAAAAATAGATTCAATCTCAGGTTTCACATTAATAGAGCTCTTAATTGTAATGGTAATCTTAGGGTTACTTGCCGCGTTGATTGTTCCAAAACTTATAGGCCGTGTAGGTGAGTCGAAACAAACAACGGCAAAAGCACAAATTGAATTAATATCTACAGCATTAGAAGTATACAAGCTGGACACAGGAAAGTATCCTTCACAGGAATCAGGACTGCAATCATTAAATTCGAAACCAGGTGATATACAAAACTGGAAAGGGCCATATATGAAAAAGAATAAGATCCCTGAAGATCCATGGGGCGCTGAGTATATTTATAAATATCCAGGTACGCATGGGGACTATGATCTCCTCTCTTATGGAGCAGATGGAACTGAGGGCGGCTCAGAAGAAAATAAAGATATAGTAAGCTGGGAATAAAAAACACGACTCCTCACAACCCTTAGTTCTAAATATGAAGTTATTTTTATCACCTGATAGTTTTATTTATAGTAATTGATGATATTTCCATGCCTTTTCGTAACAGCTTTGATAAGTGACACATAGACACGCTCCTCTCTCCCCGGTGCGTCAGGCACCGAGGGTTTTTTCTTAGTTAAGAAAGGATTGTAGACAAACGTAAATTCAATTATACGAGTGGACATTATCTATCATCACTTGCTATATCCTTCTCATGTATCCGTAATTTTTGAGTAGAATTTTACACGTGATAACCTTTGCAAGCCATTCAATAATTCCAAACAACCTGTATTGGCAACTAAACGATCTGTACAATTCCTGATTTATATTGATCAATAGCACTTTAACAACTAACACACTAAAGCATGTCAAAACTAGATGATAAAAATAGTAAACTTCTGGAAGAACTATTAGATGTGGGTAAAATAACAAAAGATGATTTAGAAAAAATTATACAACTACAGGAAAAAACCCACGAAAAGCCTGATAGAATACTGCTCAATCTTGGTATTATTTCAGAAGAAGACTTGCGGGATGCTCTTGGCAATTTGTTTAATTTGAAGACATGGCATAGAAAGAAAGAAGAGAAACTTCCCGTAGTTGATTGTTTACCTCAAAACTTTCTACACTCCAATAGAATTATACCAATTAAGCAACATGATGGCTATCTGGACATCGCTTTCACTGATCCATCTGATGAATCACTTGTGGAAGTGATAGAATTAACTACTGATAAACAGATAAATATCTTTGTAGGTTGTGAAAAAGATATTATTGCCTCAATAGAAGAAACATATGAAGATGAAACTGCAGAAGAAAATAAGTCTGCATACTCAATAGATCATGATGTTGTTGATGATATAGAAAAGTTGAAAGATCTTGCCTTGGAAGCGCCGGTCGTGAGGCTGGTAAACAATACACTTAATAAAGCTCTTGAGATTGGTGCAAGCGACATACATATTGAAATGTTTGAAAACAAGCCAAAACTCAGATATAGGATAGACGGAGTTCTCATAGACTATCCACCTCCTACACGCGATGTGTATTTTGCGACAATCAACAGGATAAAAATAATGTCACATCTGAATATTGCCGAAAAAAGACTTCCTCAGGATGGTAGAATACGTCTTAAGGTTGGTGGTAAAGAGATAGACCTCAGAGTGTCAGTAATACCAATGCTATATGGAGAGTGCATAGTGCTCCGTATCCTGGACAAATCAAACATCGTTCTAGACCTGTCTACGTTTGGATTCAGTGAGGATGTTCTGGGTAATATCAGAAAGCTTGTAAAAAAATCCGAGGGCATGATTCTGGCAACAGGCCCTACCGGTAGCGGCAAGACCACTACACTTTATGCTTCACTAAAAGAGATAATATCTCCTTCTTTAAAGATTATAACAGTTGAAGATCCGGTTGAGTACAGCCTTGAAGGAGTAAACCAGATACAAGTTAATAGTAAAGTAGGCTTGGACTTTGCTTCAGGCCTGCGTTCAATTTTGAGGCATGATCCTGATGTAATACTGGTTGGAGAGATCAGGGATAAGAACACTGCCGGTATATCTATACAATCATCATTGACAGGTCATCTTGTCTTATCAACACTGCATACGAATGATGCATCTTCCGCCTTTAATCGCCTTCTTGATATGGGCATGGAAGACTACCTGGTCTCTACATGCATCATTGCGGTCCTTGCTCAAAGGCTGGTAAGAAAACTCTGCGAATGCAAGGCAGAACACCATCTAGACAAAGACACAATGTCAAGGATTGGAATCAATAAAACAATATACCGTCCAAAAGGCTGTGTTGAATGCAGCCATACAGGATACAGAGGTAGAGTTGCTATTTCAGAACTGCTCATTGTCAATGATAATATCAGAAAAATGATAGTAAACCGTGAACGCTCAAATGTAGTACTGAAGGAAGCTATTAAAAACGGAATGAGGACACTCTGGCAGGACGGGCTCTTAAAAGTAGAAGACGGGATCACCTCACTGAGTGAACTTGAAAGGATAACTGATGATACTTCAGCTTAAGACGATATATATAGGAGTGTTTCATATGAAAACAAAAGTCAGAAAAAAACGCCTACAAACCTCTTTTTTCGAAGAATGCAGGCGTCTATATAACTGTATAATAAAGCAATATTGATAAAAAAATACCTAGCTGTTAACAACTGCTTTCTTTTTTCGTCTTCGTCTTAATTCCGTACCTGCTAGCCCTGCTATGCCGATTCCAAGAAGAGCAACGGTGGCTGGTTCAGGCACTGAAGCTGGAGCTGTAGCTACTGCTTCATAGTCTATCGTTAATATTGCCCGGTTTGTTCCCCAAATAGTCATGCCTTGGTTAAGTCCTGCTATTGTAAATGAGCCGGATAATAAGGCAGTCTCAAATGTAGGCAGGTCTATCGCAAACGTTGTGTTGTTAGCGTTAGCGTGGGTTGAATCACGCCATAGTCCTGGCGTACCATTGTCCTGCGTTACATTGGGAGGATTGAAGTCCGCTATTGTTGTCCCTCCGTTTTGCATTCTAAGAAAACCACCATCAGCATCAAGTAGGTCTATTTCCAAAGTTGCAAAATTAATGGTATCTATATTGGTTGCTTCAGCTACATATGAGTGGGTCCATGTCTTATTGAGAATAATCCAACCGTTACTGCCATTAAATGTCAGCGCTGATGACCCATCAACACTGTCTGCACCAACCTGATTCACTATTTGCAACCCGTATGAGTTCTTATTCATACCAAGACCAAACGAAATCAGACAAATGAAAATTATGGCTGTTAATTTAATTTTCACAGCTTTTCCCTCCTTCTATATAGATAGATTCAAAAATAATTTTATTACTTAGCACTACTTAATCTCATCAGTCTTATGATTCAATATCTAATAAAGACGTAAGTCTTTTATAATATGTTATTTATATGACTATGAAAAACTACAGACATCTACTATATTCATGTCCAAACGTTTGGTAATTATAGCAAAAGAACGGTGACCTGTCAATGAAAAATATAAAGAAAGGGGTTATGCAATTCAACCAAAAGTATTACAGAAAAAACAACCCGCTTTCGAAAGTATTTTTCATGTACTTCGAGCTTCCTGAGCGATTTATCGAATCGGGGTAGAGATGAGTAACTTGTAAGCCTTGGATCTCTATTAGGTTTTTCATTTCCTTGTAGATTCAGAAATCGTTTTGGCAGGGAGTATTGATAACATTTTCCTCTCTTCAATAGACAAAATGCGCCGAGGGTTTTTCGAGAGGTTTCCATTTTGGTGTTCTCTTAAGAGCGTGATTAAAAAAAAGATTTGTATAGCCCATAGAGATAATGACATGAACGCAGGTATTAACATTTGAAGTCGTTACTTATAGTGGCAGGATAACCACCCCCCTACTTCGTAGCACTCTGTTGTTGTCACACCCGCACGTAAAGAAATGATTAAATGTTATTTAATGACGAATCAGACATGTTAAAACATATTCTTCAAGTAATTTAATATTCCTGTAATTGGCAATTCCTTATGGGCATCTGGTGCTGTTCTTTTTTTCTTAGGCCCGGGTACTTTTCTAAACACACCTGGGACTGTCGTAATATAGTGTTGATCCGGTTTTTGAGAAAGTTTTTCTATTACATTCTCTACTTTTTCAACTTGAGATTTCGTTGCCTTCTCAATTTTAATATCGGTATTTTTTTCAGTAGTCACCTTTTTAGTGGTCTTCCTGACCGGAGTCTTTGCCGCTGCTTTTTGAGTTGCCAGTTTCTTTAACACCGGTTTTTTTCCTTTAACTGTTGTCGGTTTTTTTGCTGTTGATACCTTTGGTTTGCTCTTTTCAGAAGTTTTTTTTGTGACCTTTGTTACTACTGTTTTTTTCGTTTTGGGAGTTGCCTCTCTTTTAATAGAGCTCTTTTTCTTCTGGACTGAAGTTGTCTTCTTTGTAGTAGCACTTGTTTTCTTTGATATCGCTTTTTTTGAGGAGCTTCCAGCCTTCTCAACAGTTTTTTTTACTACTCTCTTTGGTTTTTCATTTGCCATAAATTTCTCCTTAAAGAATGTTTAAGCCGTTTTGCCATTCAAAACAGAATAACTTTAACATTTTTTTTTATAACAGTGATGGATTCAAAATAGTAAATCTAGTTAGACTAATCAGTAGCATTCGATCAGAATTTTGCAAATAAAAA includes:
- a CDS encoding GspE/PulE family protein — encoded protein: MSKLDDKNSKLLEELLDVGKITKDDLEKIIQLQEKTHEKPDRILLNLGIISEEDLRDALGNLFNLKTWHRKKEEKLPVVDCLPQNFLHSNRIIPIKQHDGYLDIAFTDPSDESLVEVIELTTDKQINIFVGCEKDIIASIEETYEDETAEENKSAYSIDHDVVDDIEKLKDLALEAPVVRLVNNTLNKALEIGASDIHIEMFENKPKLRYRIDGVLIDYPPPTRDVYFATINRIKIMSHLNIAEKRLPQDGRIRLKVGGKEIDLRVSVIPMLYGECIVLRILDKSNIVLDLSTFGFSEDVLGNIRKLVKKSEGMILATGPTGSGKTTTLYASLKEIISPSLKIITVEDPVEYSLEGVNQIQVNSKVGLDFASGLRSILRHDPDVILVGEIRDKNTAGISIQSSLTGHLVLSTLHTNDASSAFNRLLDMGMEDYLVSTCIIAVLAQRLVRKLCECKAEHHLDKDTMSRIGINKTIYRPKGCVECSHTGYRGRVAISELLIVNDNIRKMIVNRERSNVVLKEAIKNGMRTLWQDGLLKVEDGITSLSELERITDDTSA
- the gspG gene encoding type II secretion system major pseudopilin GspG; amino-acid sequence: MKKSGSNKISYQKIDSISGFTLIELLIVMVILGLLAALIVPKLIGRVGESKQTTAKAQIELISTALEVYKLDTGKYPSQESGLQSLNSKPGDIQNWKGPYMKKNKIPEDPWGAEYIYKYPGTHGDYDLLSYGADGTEGGSEENKDIVSWE
- a CDS encoding PEP-CTERM sorting domain-containing protein, giving the protein MKIKLTAIIFICLISFGLGMNKNSYGLQIVNQVGADSVDGSSALTFNGSNGWIILNKTWTHSYVAEATNIDTINFATLEIDLLDADGGFLRMQNGGTTIADFNPPNVTQDNGTPGLWRDSTHANANNTTFAIDLPTFETALLSGSFTIAGLNQGMTIWGTNRAILTIDYEAVATAPASVPEPATVALLGIGIAGLAGTELRRRRKKKAVVNS
- a CDS encoding sodium:solute symporter family protein, giving the protein MKDIALLDTTGIVFMSAYLVSLLLIGIAGRLARKEDSLADFYLSGRGMGLFVLFLTLYATQYSGNTLIGMAGKSYRQGYTFLVSVTFMMSVIGAYLIYAPKLHRLSKKQKYITIGDYIEHRYGSPVLTTFITIVCIITVGSYILTNLKAIGYIVEATTGGRVTFVQGIITLSLIMVIYETLGGMRSVAWTDAIQGILLIAGCLFIFCGIEYQYGGISAVAEKLISSHSDMWHPPDFAQKRIWLSTIIIIFFGISIYPQAIQRIYAAKDAKTLKRSFQIMIFMPFVTTFFLVIAGMVGMNRFPGLDKRGSEEITMLLLNDMAMYIPGAKYFIILFLSAAVAAIMSTVDSALLAISSLFTQDIYRRIWPTASQSHLTGTGKIFSWSIMACMAYFATSLPQTIWRLTEMKLEVLCQVAPAIFLGLHFKSIRGITILGGLSIGISVTLFIMFSENMGVPIVPKPWGIHAGVWGLIANFLIVGYFSYFKRSPVVC